In Benincasa hispida cultivar B227 chromosome 8, ASM972705v1, whole genome shotgun sequence, the sequence ATTTCACCAAGAAACCCCAAGTATATAGactattaatattaattatgttcGAGATTGTCAATAGAAAGCTCAAAACATTTGATATGATGAAAATGGAAACTTTTGAATACTAATTCTGACAATTTCTCCTCTCGGTTCTTGGCTCTTGACTCTTGCTACTATATATACTTCAACTTTGACGATTACTCTTTGACTTTGGACAACAAAGAGGGAAGAGTGGAAGTGAAAGGAAAAAGCATTGACATCTAATTATCACAGATGaagaaacgaaaaaaaaaaaaaaatcaagagcaAGAACTGAGTAGCGAGAGCAAACTCTTAACCTTGTGCACGATGTTTAACACCAGTTTTTGTCTATATGCAATTGGAGAAAGAAAACATGCAGATGaaaataaaagttcaaatttcTTATTTGAATTTGGAGGATGAAATTCGAAAAAATGAGGTAATATTTGTACAACAACCTTTTGAACATCGCATTGGGTTCATATGGTTATTTGATTTTGAACCAtgttgttaaaaataaataaataagctcATTTTCTCCCTTTTCGTGGCTTCGAGAAGAAGCCAcctactttatttatttatcttattttatagtATTTGTTTGGCTTCTTAGAGAAGCCACcaacttccttttcttttccctctcTATATTactattcttttttttccctttaaatgTAGTTGGAGGCCAAAGGGATCCGTTGGATAGATGGAgtccaaatgaaaaatgattcatgattaaaaaataaatgaaagatgACCGCTTACATTATCACGGTGTGAAATTATCAACTTGAGCCCATATGCATGCGAGGGTCTATCCCTTGAAGtcattctcgctctcgctccccATTGTGCTCCTCTCTCGCTCGCTGATTCCCACTCTCTCTCTCCATTATGCTCTCTGATTCTCGCTATCGCTCCCTGTCGTGTCCCCCGATTCTCGCTCTCGTTTTTGCTCCACATCGCGCTCTCcaattctcgctctcgctcctcATCACAacgaaagaagaagatgaaagcaGATAAAGACGAAGACGAACGCATGCATAAGcgaagatgaagatgaatgCAGAAAAAGACGAACAAAACAAAatcggaagaagaagaagaatgaagaaataacacataaaaaaggaagaagaaaaataaacacagcgagaaggaaaaaggaagaagaagaaacacaaaaaaaaggaaaaaataaaaagtctttaaaagaaagaagaagaaaggttaaaatagtaattttacaAGGCGATGATATCGATAGAAAGCCAAATTCCATTCACTCCTGATTTTGGGATTGgaaaatgagaaagaatgaCCATTAGAAGTAGATGAAAGAGAAATTGGGATTGGAAGTTTGACCAATGGATAATGTACAAAGATAGAAAATTGAATattaatgaatgaatattaggTGTTATGATTTCCTAGATGCTCATTTTAGCATGATTGTTCAACGATTGAATAGCTTACAATCTAGAGCGTCATCGATAATAATTTTGTAGGTGGCTTATTGTAtgaaatgttatattattaatttaaatattatgaaatttatgattatatatgatttagAAGAATTTCTATGTGATTTCTAGAAATTGTTcatgaattttcaataatattattttttttagttggaGTCGTTATTTAAGAAGCATCAAAGTATGCTTTATTTTAAGAAGTTTGAGAGTAATGAGACAGCATGTTTCACGAATGATTGAGTCAAAAGATTTATGTCGAAGTGATTTTCAATGCACTAAATCTTGTATTCATAGTGATTTTTCGATACACGTATTTAGTTATATGAACCAAATTAGGCTTATTGtccaattatttttatatggataattaatttataatttatttaaaattgaagggaaattatttcaaatggtaaaattgataataacaaaattttagaactatcaatatgatagacgttgatagtaAAACTGgctatattataaatattttgatttatttttctatatttaaaaaaacccaaaattgaatgtgatttaaattttaactatttttatttaatataaattatttgataatttctttaaaaaaattgttataaaaaaataaataaactaaaatttgaaaatagacctaacaaattatattaatttgaaataatattattaaaatatatttacttAAAAAGTAAAGCAGTTagcaaatttttagaaaaatcaaatctaaaagTTAGTATCTATTAACTTTTACACCATAGNNNNNtttttttttttttttttgaaatttgactaagaattcaatcaatgtacttaaaaaaatatgtaaattatcgTAAAAAATGTGGttgaaatagatttaatttttaaaaccaaaaacaaaaaaccaaacgAGCTTAAATAGTTAATTTTACCAAATAAGGAAGGTAGTTAAAACTTTCCTATAATAGCTTTTTAGGATTTCAAACACAATCCCATCGGAGCCTGACTATCTTGCCATGATTTTCCCTAAAGAGAAGTGTCCTTTCCTTTTATTGAAAGTTGTGGGCCAGGTTCTTTAAAGATGCAAAAAGTTTTGGACAAGTCATATCCATGTACAAACAATCTTGAAAGAGGTTTAAGAAGAATTAATGGCATGGAATCTCTGGTTTCCAGAATAACAAGCATCATTGTTCTAATTCATAGCCAACAGAATGCTTCCCAAGTTCTCCTAATTCTTTAGACACCTATTTTTCTAAGCACAAATGAAAATTGTGGACCAAGAAAATTGTACATGAAAACTCTTCATGTCAAACCTAGAAGTCAAGGAAAAGAAACACGATGTCTTGCAAGATAGAAAGCGAGACATTTAAAGTTGACAAAAGATGTGATCTAATATCAGTATGTCACCAACTAGAGAACTGCACAAAATACCTATTATCTTTGGCAGTGTGCAAAGAAACAGAAACTGAAGAGAAGAAAGCGTCAGCTATCCCCCAAATTTCTCAGCTGAAATGCTCATCTTCGACGTTGATTGCGTATGATGTTCCGCTCGTCCCAAATAGGACAGTTACATGTAGGCTTCTTATTTTTCCAGGGGGCCCCACATGTATAGCAAAACTCATATCCACATCTGCAAACGGAATCCATTGACATTTAGAAAGGAGGGAAAGAAAACTCCAATGAGCAACTCCAACAAAAGAAACTTGTAGCAACATCACAGGGCAATCATGGAACTACGATAAAATTCTCTCTAAAACTGATCTGACCTCAACAAATCGAATGTCAATTATTATTGTGTTCTTTGACAAGACAAATCAGTATCCAGTAAATTAGAGTGCAGTTAACCCACATTGAGGGATGTTTTTCAGTATCCATTTCATAATTACGCTTAGAAACTCTCTATTTCAGATTTTGTCACCCTAACTCCATCTTCCAAGCATGTACAAATTAGTGAATTGCGTTAATGTTCATTGAGTGCTGAAGAAATATTGCATTTTAACTGTTGTAAATGTAATTTCCTGCTCGATTTGCAGTTcatccaagaaaaaaaaaggagcaAGAGAGATAGATAAAGATAAATAGTGTACCTGCAGGTGATGTGATAGCAGCCTTCAGCCAATTCGACCATATTGTTACACATAACACATTGGCGCCAAAGTTTCTGGGATGCAAGAGACTTCAGCATTTTCTCATCTGAACGGAGATTGGGATTTAACTTTCTGAAGTCATAGCAAGTCAGGTTATAATGCCAAGCGACCTTGCAATTAATACAGAAAAACCTATTACATTTCATGCACTTCCTTGCCCCGGATCGTTTCGCATCAATATATGAATCCTCGGTATATCTTAACAGCTCGGTTTTGGACATCAATTCTGAGCACCTGGAATAGGGGCAATAAACTTTTTCCAAAAGAGGCACAGAAGCTTCCTTAATCCTTTGGCTCATAATCTCAAACACCTTAGGTTCCAAGAACTTTCCGCAGCTTTCAATATTAATTTCCGACGCACAACCCTGATGTGGACAGTTTGCCTGCATCCCATTCCCGTTGAGCAACCTTACTTCTACATGCTGCTTCATACAAGAAAAGCAGTATCGGTGCAAACAACCATCAACTAAGAACATCTGATCCACACGGACATCTTCAAAGCAAATTGTGCAAGTTTCTTTCAAGCACTTTCCATTCTCAGCTTCTGCAGGCCAGGTGATTTGAGAAACTATAGCCTCTCTTGCAAGTCTAAAAGCAAACTTGATATCATTACGTGTCACGAGAGATGGGTTACAGTAGGTAAATTTTCCCTGAAGAAGAACCACCTCATTAACCAATTTTGCCATGGAGCTCGCTCCTGGAAGCACCCTACCTGTAAGCTGCAATCACAGAATATGGATTATGATGTCAAATCATAACGTTTTCTCTTATATCCTTTTTTCATATTCAACATGGCAAGCGAGAACGGAGACTAATATTAGTTTGCAATGCACTTAATCCAATTAAATTAAAGTGATAATACGATCATTTGATGTCAAAAAAGATAAatcatttattcatttatttttgtcaACAAGGATGAGTGAAAAAGCTGACAATTCATATAGTGATAAATGGCATATTAACATTAATCTAACATAAAACTTCAAACTACTAGTCTCGGTCATATATTCAGCCAACCACTAAGGACAGTGGAGATCATGATGCAACAGATAAGAAGTTTATACCAGCCTTGTTATTATTATATGattattgttttcaattttttttttggtaagaaACCAATACCACCCACCTTGTTCTTTTATTAGGTACATTTGGAACTTGCAGATTGTATGGTTATTATGGCTTCTAAATAGAGCTATGTATTTAATCACTACTCTAATTACTCCCCtgagtttgtttttaaatttttatcagTTGAGTGTCCTGTTTGCACCCTCCTTGACTATTCTCACGGCCTAACCATAGTACTATTGGTTATCATTTGTCAAGTTAACTTGAAGGATGATATCAAATCTTAGTAGGTGGCGACCTGGCTTAGAACAATCACTTTCACTAGAAATTTTAAGTTCCAAAGGCTCTTCAATTGGGGTATGACTTGGCAGCGCTCACATTAATATTTGCTTAATATTCTCAAAGAAAATTCCTGTTTACAATAGAAAAACATCTCCTCACAGAATTCTAAATCAAGTAAACTCTCACACCCATACACTTTTAGTTATTTCCAACGGAGAACTAtattaaaagaacaaaaatcaaTACAATTCTAGCCATAGAATAGTATATAGACATAAAAAAGAGGAATGGATGAAAAATTATAGCAACTTACATACTGGTAGAGCATGTAATCACCACAGAAAAAAGTGACATTTCTCAAGCCTAAAATAAGAGCAACATTGAGGCCTTCAACCAGTGCTTCAAGTTCAGCGCATTGGCTGCTAGTTTCCTTACTATCCACCATAGATTCCAGAGGACTCGTCTTCTCAAACAACAGATTATCCTTAGGATCACAAACCGCAACCCCAATCCCAGCCACCCTAACCACCATATCTCTAATCCTCTCTTCACTAATCAACCCCTTCGAATACACCCTAAAACATTCAGAATCCACACTCGAcggagaagaacaagaagaagaggaCGAGGAACTTTCACCATACGGCTTCTCATAATTATCCCCATACTTCCTCCACTCATTCTCAGGAACATTCCGAATATACTCCGCAAACTTCTGATCGTGAACCCGACGGTCAAGCTCCTCCTTCATTTTCCTCATCTCATTATGACACTGCTCCCGGTCCTTGAACTCCATAGCGAACCTAGCAATGTCCTCGAGCATAAGAGTGGTAGCCAAGTCTAAAGCGCCAGTTTCTTCAGAATCCAAGACAGGGACGGCGGTATTAAGTGATGAAGATGGTTCGGTCGAGGGTTTAGAAGCAAGAGAAGCATTCATTGCCTCCTGGAGTTGAAGTTGGAAGGCGAAATCAAGATCGGAGAAAAGGGTTTTGGCGGAAAGGAGTTCGGAACGCTGCTGGGTGATCAAGTCTTGAATGGAATCGTCATCCATGGTGTCCGCCATTGTTGTTGCTTCTGTGGGTTGTAGAGAGAAACAGAGTGGAGTATGGTGAGTGAAGAAGATGGGAAATCGGAGGAATGTGAAAGAAACTAGAAgggtttttggaatttggagaattgattgatgatgatgatgacgaccatggaaggaaaagaaggaaagaCAGAGAGGTGATCGTCTTCCCAATTCCGCCGAATCGTAACTTTTCCCAACCGAGTACGCGCCACGTTCGCGATTGAAAATCCTCCCTCGAACGAACTTTAAAAAAActacgttttttttttccttcaaaatttaacttgattttttaaattattgataaaatatagataataaaagaataaatttgagGGTGAAACGTCtacaaacttaattttaaaaaataaaaacaaagaatcaaatagttaccaaaatAGTAtgtaaattttcattaaatgttcacaaatagtaaaacttaattaattatagtttgtttaattattttaaatttattaacatacaTTAACACTCAAGacaaaaaatgatatttaatgaaaaatcaaatttaaaaatataaatcttaaaaatttaaggatcaaatttgatacaaaactcaaatgtcaaagtAAAatggtaacattttgaaatttaaagaccAAATAAAAGTTAGACCAACTAAGAACAAAAATGTACTTTTTCCTgttattattttcaataaatctggTTTCTGAAAAAAAGCTCTTTTTATCTATTGCATTTTAATAAACATACTCACATATTATgtatttttccattaaaattactattattatttattttgataagaattaattttgaagaattaaatttaatattttttggagtacatgaaataaccttaaacatttaaaaatattgagaCTGAAATTTGAACAAAGCATTTGGACTAATGATACCttacctttcttttcttttagaaatagtacctaattgtttttttttttttaattacaactttaatccatttttaatttttttccaagTTTTTGCCTATTTGACGTTTGAATTTCCAAAAAagttattaatttgttttttagtGCACCAAAAAAGGTTTAATGGTTCTAAAAATTATAATGGtgtataataaaattttaaactctcaatttttgtctaattaattcaaataattatgtaaaattttaaaattttatctaattataatatattattgacTTCTTtgtcatattttttaaaattcacgtGTCTATTAAACATAACATTAAAACTAGCTTGtcattaaacacaaaattgatttttatattgAATAACTCAATAATTTTTAGTTTCCTGAACCTATCCAATAAAAACTTTGTACAGGTTgtttcatatataataaaaatgatccatttatttataaataaagtaaaatagcaaaaagtttcCTCAGTCCATTGAAAgagttttttttgttgttgttatatttgaaaatctggttttttcatttaaaataatatttcttttttattttagagacttattagacacaaaattgaaaatttaagaatttattaaacacttttaaaaatttagagaccaaatagATGCAATTAAAGTTCAAAGTCTAATTCGtgcttcttcttttctcaaatTTCATCCAATTTCTTCTAGCAACAACTAAAACCGTGTAAACTATGGGTTTTATTTGCTTTTCCTCAATTTTTACATGAGTGCTTTGCCTCAAACTTCATCTTGTATATTTGAAGTGTTTGTTGATACAAAACTAAGattcttaaaataatttaggtttatattaattatgtttttGCAGTTgttttattacaacaatttccattcttaaaaggcttgattttatttttaaatacttgttAGGCTTcatcacatttttctttttattgatttatttttcatttaaaactgAAGATTTGGTCATAAGCCTAAAATAAAACCTACTAAAATCAATACTGTTTTATCAATGAGAATTTTAATTTCCATGTTCatattcaaaaatgaaattatttggCCACATTGTGTGAAATTGAATATGGTTATTGttgattaataaaaaaaatagtttatagAGCTAGCACTCATCTATGGGTTAAAGCATGCTAGTGATCAGCAACAAATGTTAATAATACCCATTTGATAGCTTCATTTGGTAGGGTTGAATATATTTGATAAAGATGCAAACAaaactttttattgataaataaaagtaAAGTAACAGCTATGAATAACTGTCTTTAAGGATTAAGGTGTCCGTAGCTAACGATTTAAACTTATTTGTTAAAGAAGTATAAAAGAGAGAAGACAAAAATATGCATTTTcacttcaaactttcaatttcatccaaTTGCACTCTAAATTTAGATAAAAGTTTCAATCTTAACGTTAAAAAGTATTGCAAGCTACTATTACTAAGCTATATCATACAattttgcatgcatttaaaATTCCATGATAAGTATATTCTTGTTTAGATTAAAAGTACATTAGtttgaaactaaaataaaattttgcgtaaatt encodes:
- the LOC120082751 gene encoding uncharacterized protein LOC120082751; translation: MADTMDDDSIQDLITQQRSELLSAKTLFSDLDFAFQLQLQEAMNASLASKPSTEPSSSLNTAVPVLDSEETGALDLATTLMLEDIARFAMEFKDREQCHNEMRKMKEELDRRVHDQKFAEYIRNVPENEWRKYGDNYEKPYGESSSSSSSCSSPSSVDSECFRVYSKGLISEERIRDMVVRVAGIGVAVCDPKDNLLFEKTSPLESMVDSKETSSQCAELEALVEGLNVALILGLRNVTFFCGDYMLYQYLTGRVLPGASSMAKLVNEVVLLQGKFTYCNPSLVTRNDIKFAFRLAREAIVSQITWPAEAENGKCLKETCTICFEDVRVDQMFLVDGCLHRYCFSCMKQHVEVRLLNGNGMQANCPHQGCASEINIESCGKFLEPKVFEIMSQRIKEASVPLLEKVYCPYSRCSELMSKTELLRYTEDSYIDAKRSGARKCMKCNRFFCINCKVAWHYNLTCYDFRKLNPNLRSDEKMLKSLASQKLWRQCVMCNNMVELAEGCYHITCRCGYEFCYTCGAPWKNKKPTCNCPIWDERNIIRNQRRR